A window from Mycolicibacterium tokaiense encodes these proteins:
- a CDS encoding DUF3558 domain-containing protein, whose amino-acid sequence MKRNMTKLAIAAVAVLPLLAGCSEEQSPSEPSPGSSAPQEQGSAAHGPIFPQCGGISDETIQELTKVSGLKNTATNSVGCQWLQNGGIIGPHFSFTWFRGSPIGRERKTQELSRTSVEDISVEGNDGFVAIGTDPLLGDNLCEIGIQFGDDFIEWSVSFAEQNYPPPCQVAEELTRQSIVNAK is encoded by the coding sequence GTGAAGCGCAACATGACCAAGCTGGCGATAGCGGCTGTGGCTGTGCTGCCGTTGCTGGCGGGTTGTTCCGAGGAGCAGAGCCCCAGCGAACCCAGCCCCGGATCGTCGGCGCCCCAGGAACAGGGCAGCGCCGCCCACGGGCCCATCTTCCCGCAATGCGGTGGCATCAGTGACGAGACCATCCAGGAGCTCACGAAAGTGAGCGGACTGAAGAACACCGCCACCAATTCGGTGGGCTGCCAATGGCTGCAGAACGGCGGCATCATCGGTCCGCACTTCTCGTTCACCTGGTTCCGCGGCAGCCCCATCGGACGCGAACGCAAAACCCAGGAGCTCTCCCGCACCAGCGTCGAGGACATCTCCGTCGAGGGCAACGACGGCTTCGTGGCCATCGGCACCGACCCGCTGCTGGGGGACAACCTCTGCGAGATCGGCATCCAGTTCGGCGACGACTTCATCGAATGGTCGGTGAGCTTCGCCGAGCAGAACTACCCGCCGCCGTGCCAGGTGGCCGAGGAACTGACCCGCCAGTCGATCGTGAACGCCAAGTGA
- a CDS encoding ABC transporter ATP-binding protein: protein MLAALLRQFIRPYRQLVGAVMALQVISTLASLYLPTVNAAIIDDGIATGDTATIIRLGLVMLAVTALQVVCAVGAVYFGSRAGMGFGRDLRSAMFHHVITFSEHETARFGAPSLLTRTTNDVQQIQVLVQMTFTVLVTAPIMCIGGVGMAIHQDAGLSWLLLISVPVLGLTNYWIVRHLLPIFRRMQQLVDGINRVMRDQLAGIRVIRAFAREPFERDRFAAANRALSDTALDAGRWQALMLPVTTLTINLSSVALIWFGGMRIDAGQMQVGSLIAFLSYFMQILMAVMMATIFLAILPRASACAERITEVLATTPAITDPDAPVTTTPSGQVQLRDVSFGYPGAERPVLQHIDLTVPAGTTTAVVGGTGSGKSTLLALISRMYDVDSGAVLVDGVDVRSQRTEDLWAGIGVVPQRGYLFSGTVADNLAYGRGDATEEQMWDALRVACADDFVARHPEGLLMPVAQGGINFSGGQRQRLAIARAVIRRPTIYLFDDALSALDVSTDAAVRARLREVSDAATVIIVAQRLSSIAAADQIVVLDDGLVVGIGTHKDLLAECPTYQEFAESQALRVGDHR, encoded by the coding sequence ATGCTCGCGGCGCTGTTGCGGCAGTTCATTCGGCCGTACCGGCAGCTGGTTGGTGCGGTGATGGCGCTGCAGGTGATCAGCACGCTGGCCTCGCTGTACCTGCCGACGGTCAACGCCGCGATCATCGACGACGGCATCGCCACCGGTGACACCGCCACGATCATCCGGCTGGGCCTGGTGATGCTGGCCGTCACCGCGCTGCAGGTGGTCTGCGCCGTCGGGGCCGTGTACTTCGGGTCCCGGGCCGGCATGGGGTTCGGCCGCGACCTGCGCTCGGCGATGTTCCACCACGTGATCACCTTCTCCGAGCACGAGACGGCACGGTTCGGCGCGCCGTCTCTGCTGACCCGGACCACCAACGATGTCCAGCAGATCCAAGTGCTGGTGCAGATGACGTTCACCGTGCTGGTCACCGCTCCGATCATGTGTATCGGCGGTGTCGGCATGGCGATCCACCAGGATGCGGGCCTGTCCTGGCTGCTGCTCATCAGCGTGCCGGTGCTGGGCCTGACGAACTACTGGATCGTGCGGCATCTGTTGCCGATCTTCCGGCGGATGCAGCAGTTGGTCGACGGCATCAACCGTGTGATGCGGGACCAGCTGGCCGGCATCCGGGTGATCCGGGCCTTCGCGCGCGAGCCCTTCGAACGGGACCGGTTCGCCGCGGCCAACCGTGCGCTGTCGGACACCGCGCTGGACGCGGGCCGGTGGCAGGCGCTGATGCTGCCGGTCACCACGCTGACCATCAATCTGTCCAGCGTCGCGCTGATCTGGTTCGGCGGCATGCGGATCGACGCCGGACAGATGCAGGTGGGCTCGCTGATCGCATTCCTGAGCTACTTCATGCAGATCCTGATGGCGGTCATGATGGCGACCATCTTCCTGGCCATCCTGCCGCGGGCGTCGGCCTGCGCCGAGCGCATCACCGAGGTGCTCGCCACGACACCGGCCATCACCGATCCCGATGCCCCGGTGACCACCACACCCAGCGGACAGGTGCAGTTGCGCGACGTCAGCTTCGGCTACCCCGGCGCCGAGCGTCCGGTGCTGCAGCACATCGACCTCACCGTGCCGGCGGGCACCACCACCGCCGTGGTGGGTGGCACCGGCTCGGGCAAATCGACCCTGCTGGCGCTGATCTCGCGGATGTATGACGTCGACTCCGGCGCGGTGCTGGTCGACGGGGTGGACGTCCGATCACAGCGCACCGAGGACTTGTGGGCCGGAATCGGAGTGGTGCCCCAGCGGGGTTACCTGTTCTCCGGCACGGTGGCCGACAACCTCGCCTACGGCCGCGGCGATGCCACCGAGGAGCAGATGTGGGACGCGCTGCGGGTGGCGTGCGCCGACGACTTCGTCGCGCGCCATCCCGAGGGCCTGCTGATGCCGGTGGCCCAGGGCGGGATCAACTTCTCCGGCGGCCAGCGCCAGCGACTGGCGATCGCCCGCGCGGTGATCCGCAGACCCACGATCTACCTGTTCGACGACGCCCTCTCCGCACTGGACGTCAGTACCGACGCCGCCGTCCGCGCGCGCCTGCGTGAGGTGTCCGATGCGGCCACGGTGATCATTGTGGCGCAGCGCCTTTCGTCGATCGCGGCCGCCGATCAGATCGTGGTCCTCGATGACGGCCTGGTGGTGGGCATCGGAACCCACAAGGACCTGTTGGCCGAGTGCCCCACCTATCAGGAGTTCGCCGAATCGCAGGCGTTGCGGGTGGGTGATCACCGGTGA